In Daphnia pulicaria isolate SC F1-1A chromosome 5, SC_F0-13Bv2, whole genome shotgun sequence, a single genomic region encodes these proteins:
- the LOC124341333 gene encoding calcyphosin-like protein: MASTARNEREMVLNAGKELSSTTDPLERLRLQCLQRGVAGIRDFGRAFRIWDDDGDRKISYEEFVKGLSDFGASLTATEAQQLFHSMDKNGSGSIEYDELLIALRPPMSQSRISLILAAFQKMDKTGDGVITPEDLKGVYNVRSHPKFINGEKTEEQIFQEYLRTFDSPNGDGKVTLQEFEEYYAGVSASIDSDVYFDLMMRQAWKL, encoded by the exons ATGGCTTCCACGGCTCGTAACGAACGCGAAATGGTTCTTAACGCTGGGAAAGAACTCAGTTCGACAACTGATCCATTGGAAAGGCTGAGGCTGCAGTGTTTACAGAGAGGCGTGGCTGGAATAAGAGATTTTGGACG GGCATTTCGCATAtgggatgatgatggtgaCCGTAAAATCAGCTACGAAGAATTTGTTAAAGGTTTGTCGGATTTCGGCGCTTCTTTAACTGCAACAGAAGCCCAGCAATTGTTTCATTCAATGGACAAAAACGGCAGCGGCTCTATTGAGTACGACGAACTCTTGATTGCTTTAAGA CCTCCCATGTCACAATCAAGGATATCGCTTATTCTAGCGGCGTTTCAAAAGATGGATAAAACCGGAGATGGTGTCATTACTCCGGAAGATTTAAAAGGCGTTTATAACGTCag AAGTCATCCCAAATTTATCAATGGAGAAAAGACAGAGGAGCAGATCTTCCAAGAATATTTGCGAACATTTGACTCTCCTAATGGTGACGGAAAA gtaacGCTACAAGAATTCGAAGAGTATTATGCAGGTGTAAGTGCTTCCATCGATTCAGACGTCTACTTCGATTTGATGATGCGTCAGGCTTGGAAACTCTAA
- the LOC124341015 gene encoding D-3-phosphoglycerate dehydrogenase-like produces the protein MTLDIQQVLISDPVDPICSQILQNHGISVTYARQWTKERLLQEIQNYEVLIVRSETKVTDEVLAAATKLRLVGRAGTGLDNVDISAATRRGVLVMNTPGGNTMSAAEHTCAMIAALSRHIPQACAALKNGVWDRKTYMGNELHGSTLAILGLGRIGREVAIRMQAFGMKTIGYDPVISKESAAEFKVDKMELEEIWPLADYISVHTPYMPQTHHLINAEALKRCKSTVRIINIARGGIVDEAALLDALISDRCKGAALDVFVQEPPKEGTTTWQLIQHPRVVCTPHLGASTVEAQERVAREIAEQLIDLAEGRQAVGIANAPNLARSMVERNKPWMQLAQALGYLANSLAEGSLHRRPAEAETNVELICCGEGTEDVNLLASSALVGHLNGMKANGINIINAAILARDAGLVTSARHINSPKDLSLREDLDKLLQLTVTRDSYSIHLIGSVQGGNPVLYAINDCWFPFGATLSGNVLLFNGKQPDTTLTALVGALATSSVGVSALMCTRPGTSCWLALRTGETFQNPQQFNGPDATFIAQLVF, from the exons ATGACGCTGGATATTCAGCAAGTTTTAATTAGCGATCCAGTCGATCCGATTTGTTCGCAGATTCTCCAAAACCATGGCATAAGCGTCACCTATGCTCGACAGTGGACTAAAGAGCGTCTGCTACAGGAGATTCAG AATTACGAAGTATTGATTGTACGCTCCGAGACGAAAGTGACGGACGAAGTCCTTGCTGCCGCCACCAAATTGCGTTTGGTGGGTCGAGCTGGAACGGGACTGGACAATGTCGACATTTCAGCCGCTACGCGTCGGGGCGTCCTCGTCATGAA CACACCCGGGGGAAATACGATGAGCGCAGCCGAGCATACGTGTGCCATGATCGCAGCTCTTAGTCG GCACATACCGCAGGCTTGTGCCGCCCTTAAGAATGGAGTTTGGGACCGGAAAACTTACATGGGTAACGAGCTGCATGGTTCAACTTTGGCGATCCTCGGGCTGGGACGAATTGGCCGTGAAGTCGCCATCAGAATGCAAGCATTCGGCATGAAG ACTATCGGCTACGATCCTGTTATTAGCAAAGAATCAGCGGCTGAATTTAAAGTCGACAAAATGGAATTGGAGGAAATCTGGCCGCTGGCCGACTACATCTCCGTTCACACGCCTTACATGCCTCAGACGCACC ATCTAATCAATGCCGAAGCGCTGAAGCGTTGCAAGTCTACGGTGCGCATTATCAACATTGCCCGCGGAGGGATCGTCGACGAGGCCGCCCTGCTGGACGCTCTGATCTCCGATCGTTGCAAAGGTGCTGCCCTGGATGTCTTTGTCCAAGAGCCACCGAAAGAGGGGACGACCACCTGGCAATTGATCCAGCATCCGCGCGTTGTCTGCACACCGCATCTGGGCGCTTCAACTGTCGAAGCTCAGGAGCGAGTGGCTCGGGAAATCGCCGAACAACTTATCGACCTGGCAGAGGGTCGTCAAGCTGTTGGCATTGCCAATGCGCCAAACCTGGCCCGCTCAATGGTCGAACGTAATAAGCCCTGGATGCAACTAGCTCAAGCGCTGGGCTATTTGGCCAACTCCCTGGCCGAGGGGAGTTTACATCGTCGCCCAGCTGAAGCCGAAACGAACGTGGAATTGATCTGCTGCG GCGAAGGGACTGAAGATGTCAACCTGCTAGCCAGCTCTGCCCTCGTCGGTCATTTGAACGGCATGAAAGCCAACGGAATCAACATTATTAATGCAGCGATCCTGGCCCGTGACGCCGGATTGGTTACTAGCGCTAGGCATATCAACTCGCCCAAGGATTTGTCGTTACGGGAAGACCTGGACAAACTTCTTCAGTTGACTGTGACTCGCGATTCGTACAGTATTCATCTGATCG gtAGCGTCCAGGGAGGCAATCCCGTCTTGTATGCAATCAACGATTGCTGGTTCCCGTTTGGTGCGACGCTCTCCGGTAACGTGTTGCTCTTCAACGGAAAACAGCCGGACACCACTTTGACTGCGCTGGTCGGCGCGCTGGCAACTTCATCCGTCGGCGTCTCTGCTTTGATGTGCACACGCCCCGGAACTTCTTGCTGGTTGGCCCTGCGTACGGGGGAAACGTTCCAAAATCCGCAACAATTCAACGGACCCGACGCAACTTTCATCGCtcaattagttttttag